The Parashewanella spongiae genome has a window encoding:
- the ltrA gene encoding group II intron reverse transcriptase/maturase, with protein MANTPVNIRILQRKLYLRSKLNSELRFYSLYDKLSRLDILEEAYRRCKANKGGAGIDGITFSYLEQQKKVVALLKEIQTQLQQKNYRPSPVKRVEILKDNGKTRKLGIPIISDRIVQMAMTIVMQPVYEPHLHEHSYGYRPCRSAQQAVKVIEMSLKQGYQHVLDADLSAYFDTIPHAKLMTKIERRISDSSFLSLLKSFIKAPISIETVNGKWRIEASRCGTPQGGVISPLLANIYLNDFCLKIHEKTPCKIVTYADDFVVLHKQTYTQEQLDWITQQLSDEGLKLNQSKTHCVDMGKLMNEFDFLGFNFQRITGLIKGTSYIKIQASKKSQTKLKNKIRDIVKHRTSNTLGVLINKVNQVLRGWKHYFGGIGYPRGVFFRINGFVVNRFYRWHRRLSQRRSKYLSRGAYEKLRQAGLEYLPTTR; from the coding sequence ATGGCTAACACTCCAGTAAATATCAGAATATTACAGCGAAAACTTTACTTACGCTCAAAGCTTAACTCGGAGCTTCGATTTTACAGCTTGTACGATAAACTCAGTCGCCTAGATATACTCGAAGAAGCCTATCGACGATGCAAAGCCAATAAAGGCGGAGCAGGAATTGATGGCATCACATTCAGTTATCTAGAGCAGCAAAAGAAAGTCGTTGCGCTGTTAAAAGAAATTCAAACTCAATTACAACAGAAAAACTATCGACCTAGCCCAGTCAAACGAGTAGAAATACTCAAAGACAACGGCAAAACGCGGAAACTTGGGATCCCGATAATCAGTGACAGAATTGTGCAAATGGCGATGACAATAGTGATGCAACCCGTCTACGAACCTCATTTACATGAACACAGTTATGGTTATCGTCCATGTCGAAGCGCCCAGCAAGCGGTAAAAGTCATTGAAATGAGCCTAAAACAAGGCTATCAGCACGTACTCGATGCTGACTTGAGCGCCTATTTCGATACCATCCCGCACGCTAAGTTGATGACAAAAATAGAAAGGCGAATAAGCGACAGCAGCTTTCTGAGTTTACTGAAAAGCTTTATCAAAGCGCCCATCAGCATAGAGACGGTCAACGGGAAATGGCGAATAGAAGCAAGCCGATGTGGCACTCCGCAAGGCGGAGTTATCTCTCCACTACTGGCTAACATCTATCTCAACGATTTCTGTTTGAAAATACACGAAAAAACACCGTGTAAAATCGTTACCTATGCAGATGATTTTGTTGTACTTCATAAGCAAACCTACACACAAGAGCAACTGGACTGGATAACACAGCAATTAAGTGATGAAGGTCTGAAGCTAAATCAAAGTAAAACCCACTGTGTGGATATGGGAAAGCTGATGAATGAGTTTGATTTCCTCGGTTTTAACTTTCAACGGATCACAGGCCTCATCAAAGGCACCAGTTACATCAAGATACAGGCGTCTAAGAAGAGCCAAACAAAGCTGAAAAATAAAATCAGAGACATAGTGAAACACCGAACCTCAAATACACTTGGCGTACTGATAAATAAGGTTAATCAAGTTCTGAGGGGATGGAAACACTATTTTGGTGGGATAGGTTATCCCAGAGGTGTATTTTTCAGAATAAATGGATTTGTAGTAAACCGGTTCTATCGCTGGCATCGTCGCTTAAGTCAACGTCGAAGCAAGTATCTATCACGAGGTGCTTACGAAAAATTACGCCAAGCTGGTCTTGAGTATTTACCCACGACAAGATGA